The following proteins come from a genomic window of Salvia hispanica cultivar TCC Black 2014 chromosome 4, UniMelb_Shisp_WGS_1.0, whole genome shotgun sequence:
- the LOC125223303 gene encoding NADH dehydrogenase [ubiquinone] flavoprotein 2, mitochondrial-like — protein sequence MLRRLAAQRFIQLRQAFRQPQASRSFSTALNYHLDSPDNNPDLPWEFSAKNKEKVKEILSHYPSNYKQSAVIPLLDLAQQQHGGWLSVSAMNHVAKVIEVPPIRVYEVATFYSMFNRTKVGKYHLLVCGTTPCMIRGSREIESALLNHLGVKRNEVTKDGLFSVGEMECMGSCVNAPMITVADYSNGSEGYTYNYYEDITPKRVVEIVEALRRGEKPPRGTQNAARINSGPEGGNTTLLGEPKPPPCRDLDAC from the exons ATGCTGCGCCGTCTCGCCGCCCAACGCTTTATCCAGCTCCGTCAAGCTTTCCGTCAGCCACAg GCATCGCGATCGTTCTCGACTGCGCTTAACTAT CATCTTGATAGTCCGGATAATAATCCAGACCTTCCGTGGGAATTCTCGGCAAAGAACAAGGAAAAG GTTAAGGAGATATTGTCCCACTATCCTTCAAATTACAAGCAATCTGCTGTCATTCCCTTGCTTGATCTTGCACAACAGCAACATGGAGGTTGGCTATCGGTTTCAGCAATGAATCAT GTTGCTAAAGTCATTGAAGTTCCTCCAATTCGTGTGTATGAGGTTGCAACATTCTATTCGATGTTCAACCGAACAAAG GTTGGAAAATACCACCTATTGGTATGTGGCACTACACCTTGCATGATTCGTGGTTCTAGAGAAATTGAATCAGCGCTATTGAATCACCTAGGAGTGAAGCGCAATg AAGTAACTAAGGATGGACTTTTTTCTGTTGGAGAAATGGAATGTATG GGATCCTGTGTGAATGCTCCAATGATCACAGTTGCTGACTACTCCAACGGATCCGAGGGATATACCTATAACTATTAC gaagatatcactccaaagaGAGTTGTCGAAATCGTGGAGGCCCTGAGAAGAGGGGAGAAGCCACCT CGTGGCACACAAAACGCAGCTCGCATAAACTCCGGACCAGAAGGTGGGAACACTACGTTGTTAGGTGAACCTAAGCCGCCTCCATGCCGGGACCTTGATGCCTGCTGA
- the LOC125221674 gene encoding putative uridine kinase C227.14 — translation MELSSFSTTCKPIHSELPQKRWSMNNQLYFFPRTRVSTPMLRRAAISNGKQNHLRSQVLKCQLKEIPTVEAGSMDEIYNVLAERLVPVAAAESNPNFKHIVGLCGPPGAGKSTLASQVANRVNELWVQRSSFFNELVDSPEVAIVLPMDGFHLYRRELDAMKDPEEAHARRGAPWTFAPDRLLRCLTSLRNEGSVCVPSFDHGVGDPVEDDIFVSLQHKVVIVEGNYLLLDEGAWRDIASLLDEKWFIDVDIHKAMQRVLKRHISTGKPRDVAKWRIDYNDRPNAELIMNSKKRADLLIKSVDFS, via the exons ATGGAGCTTTCATCCTTCTCTACAACCTGCAAACCAATTCATTCAG AGCTGCCGCAGAAGAGATGGTCTATGAATAATCAGCTCTATTTCTTTCCTAGAACAAGAGTGTCGACGCCTATGCTGCGTCGGGCTGCAATTTCAAATGGGAAGCAAAATCATTTGCGTTCACAG GTTTTAAAGTGTCAGTTGAAGGAAATTCCGACTGTAGAGGCAGG GAGTATGGATGAAATATACAATGTCTTGGCAGAACGTCTTGTTCCTGTTGCAGCAGCTGAATCAAATCCCAATTTTAA GCATATTGTTGGTTTGTGTGGGCCTCCTGGTGCTGGAAAGAGCACTCTGGCATCTCAAGTGGCTAATCGTGTCAATGAGTTATGGGTGCAAAGGTCTTCTTTCTTTAATGAGCTAGTAGATTCTCCTGAAGTCGCAATTGTTCTTCCCATGGATGGATTTCATCTTTATCGTCGTGAACTGGATGCAATGAAG GATCCAGAGGAAGCTCATGCAAGAAGAGGAG CTCCTTGGACATTTGCCCCCGACCGACTCTTGAGATGTCTCACAAGTCTGAGAAATGAG GGATCAGTGTGTGTCCCATCGTTTGACCATGGCGTGGGTGATCCTGTTGAAGATGATATCTTCGTGAGCCTTCA GCACAAAGTAGTGATAGTTGAAGGTAATTATTTGCTTTTGGATGAGGGCGCGTGGAGGGACATTGCATCCCTCTTGGACGAGAAGTG GTTCATTGACGTGGACATTCACAAGGCAATGCAACGGGTCTTGAAAAGACACATATCAACAGGAAAGCCTCGCGATGTTGCTAAATGGCGG ATTGACTACAATGATCGGCCTAACGCAGAGCTAATAATGAATTCAAAGAAGAGAGCAGACCTGTTGATCAAATCAGTCGACTTCTCCTAG
- the LOC125219673 gene encoding F-box/LRR-repeat protein 17-like has product MQGHQPHPATPISDAAFLIKRGKKRGSYNCGRCGLPKKGHNCPFGAESDDASTPAPAAVAPATPPMRMRALSSDDVKFAAELADDLEMEEEDREEIDEYPDLDLDGSGGLPASCLWEVLRRLPPVGMLSAARVCRGWRETTRRLWRAAEELRLRVPAKAQIGFVGSVLQKCPGLLKLSIAIESDVDATMLACIAFSCPNLQSLEISTSDSCINRISGDDLARFISDKKCLTSLKMEGCSNLGGFVFSSTSLSTLWLSDLHSLSKMVFNCPSLKEISLEFSRLESDSTDLTSVMDGLGRSCPKLQNIHIASVLLSHDAILALSSASLRGLRMLSLVLGSGITDASVAAIAASFTKLELLDLSGSSISDSGLGMICNVFPETLSKLLLALCPNITSSGIQFAAAQLPCLELMDCGMTICDPDCEKSTDEEDDDTELQKTPNSKMHLTYQKLIIKHNRLKKLSLWGCSGLDALYLNCPNLYELNLNSCTNLHPERLLLQCTNLNSVYAMDCENMLIKTIETQVDSDYSPVETQYSSKRLPDGSKRVRLPYFCSPQPCDDGEKGRRPTKRHCAVIAYGESV; this is encoded by the exons ATGCAGGGGCATCAACCGCACCCCGCCACCCCGATCTCCGACGCCGCCTTCCTCATCAAGCGCGGCAAGAAGCGGGGGAGCTACAACTGCGGCCGCTGCGGCCTCCCCAAAAAAGGCCACAACTGTCCCTTCGGCGCCGAATCCGACGATGCATCCACTCCAGCTCCCGCCGCCGTGGCTCCGGCGACGCCTCCGATGCGGATGAGAGCTCTCTCATCCGATGATGTTAAATTTGCGGCGGAATTGGCGGATGATTTGGAGATGGAAGAGGAGGATCGGGAGGAGATTGATGAGTATCCGGATCTGGATCTGGACGGGTCGGGCGGGCTTCCGGCGAGCTGTTTGTGGGAGGTTTTGAGGAGATTGCCTCCCGTGGGGATGCTGTCGGCGGCGAGAGTGTGTAGGGGGTGGAGGGAGACGACGAGGAGGCTTTGGCGGGCGGCGGAGGAGCTCCGGCTTAGGGTCCCGGCGAAGGCGCAGATTGGATTTGTTGGATCCGTGTTGCAGAAATGCCCTGGACTGTTGAAACTATCAATTGCAATTGAAAG TGATGTTGATGCAACGATGCTGGCCTGCATTGCGTTTTCGTGCCCTAATTTGCAGTCTTTGGAGATCTCAACGTCTGATTCCTGCATCAACCGGATCTCTGG GGATGATTTGGCTCGTTTCATATCCGACAAGAAGTGTCTAACCAGTCTCAAGATGGAAGGCTGCTCAAACCTGGGTGGTTTTGTTTTCTCTTCAACCAGTCTGTCTACCCTCTGGCTCTCCGATCTTCATTCACTCTCAAAGATG GTTTTTAACTGCCCCAGTTTGAAAGAGATTTCTTTGGAATTTTCGCGCCTAGAGTCCGACTCCACTGATCTCACCTCTGTTATGGATGGTCTTGGAAGAAGCTGTCCAAAGCTTCAGAACATCCACATTGCTTCTGTTTTGCTTTCACATGATGCCATTCTGGCTCTATCATCTGCCAGTTTGAG GGGACTGCGGATGCTTTCTCTTGTTCTTGGATCGGGAATAACTGATGCATCGGTAGCAGCTATTGCTGCAAGTTTCACAAAGTTGGAATTGCTTGATCTTAGTGG GTCTAGCATCAGTGACAGTGGTCTCGGGATGATCTGCAATGTCTTCCCTGAAACATTATCAAAGCTACTTCTTGCTCTTTGCCCCAACATCACTTCGA GTGGCATTCAATTTGCTGCTGCTCAGCTCCCTTGTCTGGAACTTATGGACTGTGGAATGACCATATGTGATCCGGATTGTGAAAAATCCACCGATGAAGAGGATGATGACACCGAGTTGCAGAAAACACCCAATAGCAAAATGCACCTAACATACCAAAAGTTAATAATCAAGCATAACCGGTTGAAGAAACTAAGCTTATGGGGCTGTTCTGGTTTGGAT GCATTGTATCTAAATTGCCCTAATCTGTATGAACTGAACCTCAACTCTTGCACAAACTTGCATCCAG AGAGGCTGCTCCTTCAATGCACTAATCTAAATAGTGTGTATGCAATGGATTGTGAAAACATGCTAATCAAAACCATTGAGACTCAG GTGGACAGCGACTATTCACCAGTAGAAACTCAGTATTCGTCGAAACGCCTACCAGATGGCTCGAAGAGAGTTAGACTTCCATATTTTTGCAGCCCTCAG CCATGTGATGATGGTGAGAAGGGAAGACGGCCCACGAAACGCCATTGTGCAGTGATTGCTTATGGAGAGTCTGTATGA
- the LOC125221675 gene encoding auxin-induced protein AUX28-like yields the protein MVDTVTITTLDVEETELRLGLPGAADKKRGFEETVDLKLNLSSKDAPSDQTHFQGENVTDDAKTSSAKPPAKAQVVGWPPVRSFRKNVMARSAGEESAFVKVSMDGAPYLRKVDLKMYKTYQELSDALGKMFSSFTIGKCDTQGMLDFMNESKLMDLLNSSDYVPTYEDKDGDWMLVGDVPWEMFVGSCKRLRIMKGTEAKGLAPRAMEKCKRRI from the exons ATGGTGGATACCGTCACTATCACTACTCTCGACGTCGAGGAGACTGAGCTGCGCCTCGGATTGCCCGGCGCCGCCGACAAGAAGCGCGGTTTCGAGGAAACCGTCGATTTGAAGCTGAATCTCTCATCCAAGGATGCGCCTTCCGATCAGACTCATTTTCAGGGGGAAAATGTGACCGACGATGCTAAGACGAGCTCTGCTAAGCCTCCAGCTAA GGCGCAGGTGGTGGGGTGGCCGCCGGTCCGGTCGTTCCGTAAAAACGTGATGGCGAGGAGCGCGGGGGAGGAGAGCGCCTTCGTGAAGGTGAGCATGGACGGGGCGCCCTACCTAAGGAAAGTTGATCTGAAGATGTACAAGACTTACCAAGAGCTGTCAGATGCATTGGGCAAAATGTTCAGTTCCTTCACTATCG gtAAATGTGACACTCAAGGAATGTTGGACTTCATGAACGAGAGCAAGCTGATGGACCTTCTGAATAGCTCTGACTATGTGCCTACTTATGAAGACAAGGACGGGGACTGGATGCTCGTTGGAGACGTGCCGTGGGA gATGTTTGTTGGATCTTGCAAGCGCCTGCGCATAATGAAGGGCACTGAGGCAAAGGGACTCG CGCCGCGTGCGATGGAGAAATGCAAGAGAAGAATCTGA